A single window of Rana temporaria chromosome 1, aRanTem1.1, whole genome shotgun sequence DNA harbors:
- the LOC120924671 gene encoding E3 ubiquitin/ISG15 ligase TRIM25-like → MASGDLRKELECSICLDIYTDPVTLKCGHNFCRDCIGRVLDTLEGSGGFPCPECREEFQDRPALRRNITLRNIVENFLSAQPDQKSEFFCTYCIHTPVPAVISCLLCDASLCDDHLRVHSKSPEHVLCELTSSPENRKCSVHNELLKYYCTEDSTCICAYCRLALEHQGHQVETLDVASEMKKKKLRNVLQELGIGREETEKRVQSLQEHRRKVQGKADDETEKATVLFRDLRRRLEDLEKRVLNEISRQAERVSLSLSDMIQQLEIKEEELSRKMEDIEELCNMTDPLTFLQESDRGDFCDMEVRDKEKERHDRLLHDGGDLDVARISHTLHTGLSDIMSGVNVQKCTDTEVYPHSSTKEMVPSVAKQRRKRPQPTYTIQPSSTIQHSHRQAGGPNIGAVQQTSVFADILLDAQTAGNHLQVSGDRKTVSRTANPMPPNSPGSFRCSQVMSSQRFSSGRHYWEVDFGGSEIWRIGMCYPSIARIGYHSQIGYNEKSWCLERRKNNQYSVIHDFKPVPLPGYLFSCRVRIELDYEAGQISFYDLCDPIRHLHTFITTFTEPLHAVLRVGNGSCLNISGGKLDVRKLPISGGKSDVRKPPRYWGGAAGKNHYY, encoded by the coding sequence ATGGCGTCTGGTGATCTGAGGAAGGAGCTGGAATGTTCCATCTGTCTGGACATTTATACAGATCCTGTAACCCTGAAATGTGGACACAACTTTTGCCGGGACTGTATTGGTCGTGTGTTGGATACACTGGAGGGGTCTGGAGGTTTTCCCTGTCCTGAATGTAGAGAAGAGTTCCAGGATCGGCCTGCACTGCGGAGGAACATAACACTGCGTAACATTGTGgagaatttcctgtctgctcaaCCAGATCAGAAATCTGAGTTCTTCTGTACTTACTGTATTCACACTCCTGTACCTGCTGTCATATCCTGTCTGCTGTGTGACGCTTCTCTGTGTGACGATCACCTGAGAGTCCACAGCAAGTCACCAGAACACGTCTTATGTGAGCTCACCTCTTCACCGGAGAACAggaaatgctccgtccataaCGAACTACTGAAGTATTACTGCACGGAGGACTCCACTTGTATCTGTGCATATTGCAGATTGGCCCTAGAACATCAGGGACACCAGGTGGAGACTCTGGATGTGGCCTctgagatgaagaagaagaaactGAGAAATGTTCTTCAGGAACTGGGGATAGGAAGAGAGGAGACGGAGaaaagagtccagagtctgcaggaacacaggaggaaAGTACAAGGAAAAGCAGATGATGAAACAGAGAAAGCCACTGTCCTGTTCAGAGACCTCAGGAGACGTCTGGAAGACCTGGAGAAGAGAGTCCTGAATGAGATCTCCAGACAGGCAGAGCGGGTCTCTCTATCACTGTCTGATATGATCCAACAGCTGGAAATAAAGGaggaggagctgtccaggaagatggaggacattgaggagctgtgtaacatgacggaTCCACTGACTTTTCTACAGGAATCAGACAGAGGTGACTTTTGTGATATGGAGGTTAGAGATAAGGAGAAAGAGAGACATGATagactcctccatgatggaggggatctggatgtGGCGAGAATCTcgcacacattacacacaggttTATCTGATATCATGTCTGGGGTAAATGTACAGAAATGTACAGACACAGAGGTTTATCCACATTCTTCTACAAAGGAAATGGTCCCCTCCGTTGCTAAACAACGTAGGAAACGTCCCCAACCCACTTACACCATACAACCCTCCTCCACCATACAACACTCACACCGCCAGGCTGGAGGACCAAATATTGGGGCTGTACAGCAAACATCGGTGTTtgcagacatattactggatgcGCAGACAGCTGGTAATCATCTACAAGTCTCAGGTGATAGGAAAACAGTGTCCAGGACCGCAAATCCGATGCCTCCAAATAGCCCGGGGAGCTTTCGGTGTTctcaggtgatgagcagtcaGAGGTTTTCctcagggagacattactgggaagtggattttggggggtcagagatctggagaattggaatgtgttaccccagtatagCTAGGATCGGATATCATTCACAGATTGGCTATAATGAGAAGTCCTGGTGTTTGGAGCGGAGGAAGAATAATCAGTACTCAGTGATACATGACTTCAAGCCGGTCCCATTACCCGGCTATCTTTTCAGTTGCAGAGTCAGGATAGAgctggattatgaggccgggcagATCTCattttatgatctgtgtgacccgatccgacacctccacacctttatcaccaccttcactgagcccctccatgctgtGTTACGTGTAGGGAATGGTTCCTGTTTAAATATATCTGGGGGGAAATTAGATGTGAGAAAGCTGCCTATATCTGGGGGGAAATCGGATGTGAGAAAGCCGCCTAGATACTGGGGGGGAGCAGCGGGCAAAAACCACTACTACTGA